The Sneathiella sp. P13V-1 genome includes a window with the following:
- a CDS encoding LysR substrate-binding domain-containing protein → MSGRLPPLKPLRAFEATVRAGSVTAAAAELNVTHSAISHQIKSLEASLGIKLFEREAKRLKLTPQGALLLPAVTEAFEGITEAINKLGSEQTSGRLSVTCPPALLSFWLMPRLHHFTEQYPDIQIEFHASADNAMVFSPNVDLSILYGEAPRLDCWTSLWTPFDLFPVASPTYMNRNQIRHFRDLKNQVMLHADEGREWHTWLGTAEAHIHASERQHYMGDARGAIDAALLGLGIALGDTLTASNLLSKGELVVPFDLAVPANDAFYLACRSEKRTSNIVNTFIDWLFAMLEEDTPNTIRSLSGRRISMRRRRTNS, encoded by the coding sequence ATGTCAGGTCGATTACCGCCCTTAAAACCACTACGCGCGTTTGAAGCAACCGTTCGGGCGGGATCAGTAACAGCTGCGGCGGCGGAACTCAATGTGACCCATAGCGCGATAAGCCACCAGATAAAAAGTCTGGAAGCCTCCTTAGGCATCAAGCTTTTTGAAAGAGAGGCCAAACGCCTAAAACTAACACCGCAAGGGGCGCTTCTACTTCCTGCAGTTACAGAGGCGTTTGAAGGCATCACAGAAGCAATCAATAAGCTGGGGAGTGAGCAGACAAGCGGCCGCCTTTCTGTCACCTGCCCACCGGCCCTACTTTCTTTCTGGTTGATGCCACGGCTTCATCATTTCACAGAACAGTACCCAGATATTCAAATTGAATTTCATGCCTCAGCTGATAATGCGATGGTTTTTTCTCCAAATGTGGATCTATCAATTTTATATGGTGAGGCACCGCGCCTCGATTGCTGGACCAGCCTTTGGACCCCCTTTGATCTGTTCCCAGTAGCCTCCCCCACCTATATGAACCGAAACCAGATCCGTCATTTTCGGGATTTGAAAAATCAGGTGATGCTGCATGCTGATGAAGGGCGCGAATGGCATACATGGCTTGGAACGGCTGAGGCACATATTCACGCATCTGAACGCCAACACTATATGGGGGACGCGCGCGGTGCCATTGACGCTGCTTTATTGGGGTTGGGGATTGCCCTTGGGGATACGCTAACTGCCAGCAATCTCTTGTCCAAAGGTGAACTTGTTGTTCCTTTTGATCTTGCTGTTCCTGCCAATGATGCCTTCTATCTAGCCTGCCGGTCTGAAAAGCGCACGAGCAATATCGTCAACACGTTTATCGACTGGCTTTTTGCCATGCTTGAAGAAGACACCCCAAACACGATCCGTTCCCTCTCCGGACGGCGCATTTCTATGCGCAGGCGCAGAACCAATTCATAA
- the speB gene encoding agmatinase: MASDWNEDKLKELQELYGESHGGELHKPEFQKVANNIFSEGGTRLAPYSGIPTFLDAPYRQVDPSNPDISDLEVALIGIPMDLGVTNRPGARFGPRALRAIERIGPYNHVLDCAPVHEMKVADIGDIPFDSRYRLEKSLDNIEDYMKRIVEAGVVPLSVGGDHSITHPILKAIGKEKPVALIHIDAHCDTGGSFDETKFHHGGPFRNAVLDGVLDPTRTIQIGIRGSAEYLWEFSEKSGMTVVHAEEVPHMGIPALIQKTKDVIGDGPVYVTFDIDGIDPSFAPGTGTPEVGGLTTREVLEFLRGLKGINICGGDVVEVAPQYDPTTNSAHVGAQVLFEILSLMHHNVHIRK, encoded by the coding sequence ATGGCATCTGATTGGAATGAAGATAAGCTGAAAGAGCTCCAGGAGTTATATGGGGAGAGCCATGGCGGAGAACTCCATAAACCTGAATTCCAAAAAGTGGCGAACAACATATTCTCAGAAGGCGGAACCCGTCTTGCGCCTTATTCCGGCATTCCGACATTTCTCGATGCGCCCTATCGGCAAGTAGATCCTTCTAATCCGGATATTTCTGATCTTGAGGTGGCCCTGATTGGTATCCCGATGGATCTGGGGGTTACAAACCGTCCCGGTGCGCGTTTTGGCCCGAGGGCTCTTCGCGCCATCGAACGAATAGGCCCCTATAATCATGTATTGGATTGTGCCCCCGTTCACGAGATGAAAGTGGCGGACATCGGGGATATCCCTTTTGATAGCCGTTACCGTCTTGAAAAAAGCCTCGATAACATTGAAGACTATATGAAGCGCATCGTGGAGGCGGGGGTAGTGCCATTGTCCGTTGGTGGGGACCATTCTATAACCCATCCCATTTTGAAGGCCATCGGTAAAGAGAAACCAGTTGCCCTTATCCATATTGATGCGCACTGTGATACGGGGGGATCTTTTGATGAGACAAAATTTCATCATGGGGGGCCCTTTAGAAACGCTGTTCTTGATGGTGTGTTGGATCCGACCCGCACGATCCAGATCGGTATTCGCGGGTCGGCCGAGTATCTTTGGGAGTTTTCTGAAAAATCCGGCATGACAGTTGTCCACGCGGAGGAAGTGCCGCATATGGGTATTCCCGCACTTATTCAGAAAACCAAAGACGTGATTGGTGATGGACCGGTTTATGTGACATTTGATATTGATGGGATTGATCCTTCATTTGCCCCGGGAACAGGGACACCGGAAGTAGGTGGTCTGACCACCCGCGAAGTCCTGGAGTTTTTACGGGGGCTTAAAGGGATTAATATCTGTGGCGGTGATGTGGTAGAGGTCGCCCCGCAATATGACCCTACAACCAATTCCGCCCATGTCGGGGCACAAGTTCTGTTTGAGATTTTAAGTTTGATGCACCACAACGTGCACATAAGAAAATAA
- a CDS encoding ABC transporter substrate-binding protein, producing the protein MQKFNKSQVSRRAVLAAGAAGAAALSMPSILSANERSLKVGVYGGYFKKSFDTHIFSEFTAATGIKVESVAEPTGEAWLVQLEQAARAKRAPADVSMMSQVSLLKGQTTKLWAPLDMAKIPNSSNLLDTFVNKYPDGKVAGIGAVSWYITLVSNTEEIKEAPTSWAAMWDPARKDQLGLLALVSNSFLLEVTATTYFGGTAILDTEEGILKVMGKLAELKDNVRLWYRDEAQFEQGLKTGEIPMGQYYHDVTGLAVADGHPVRSTFPKEGGILDSGSWAVSRASSKLEEAHVFINYMCQPDIQAKMSRKVGTAPTVKRSLTDLTADEFASVSSDIAPIVPRYDMYQTRSDWLNQKWTELIVG; encoded by the coding sequence ATGCAAAAATTTAATAAATCACAGGTGAGCCGTCGTGCGGTCCTCGCCGCGGGTGCAGCGGGTGCTGCGGCCCTTTCCATGCCATCTATTCTTTCCGCGAACGAACGTTCCCTGAAAGTGGGTGTCTATGGAGGTTACTTTAAAAAATCTTTCGATACACATATCTTTAGCGAATTCACCGCCGCAACAGGCATTAAAGTGGAATCTGTAGCTGAACCAACAGGTGAAGCATGGCTTGTTCAATTGGAGCAGGCGGCCCGTGCGAAACGCGCACCAGCAGACGTTTCCATGATGTCACAGGTGTCCCTGCTGAAAGGTCAGACAACAAAGCTTTGGGCGCCACTTGATATGGCAAAAATCCCAAATTCATCTAACCTGCTGGATACTTTCGTCAACAAGTACCCTGATGGTAAAGTTGCCGGTATCGGTGCCGTTTCCTGGTACATCACCTTGGTATCCAATACGGAAGAAATCAAAGAAGCGCCAACATCTTGGGCGGCTATGTGGGATCCTGCCCGTAAAGACCAGCTGGGTCTTCTGGCGCTGGTCTCCAACTCCTTCCTGCTGGAAGTTACCGCGACAACTTACTTCGGTGGCACAGCCATTCTGGACACAGAAGAAGGTATCCTGAAAGTTATGGGTAAACTTGCCGAACTGAAGGACAATGTTCGTCTTTGGTACCGTGATGAAGCACAGTTTGAACAAGGCCTCAAAACTGGTGAGATTCCAATGGGTCAGTATTATCACGACGTAACCGGCCTTGCGGTTGCTGATGGTCACCCGGTGCGGTCTACCTTCCCGAAAGAAGGTGGCATTCTTGATAGTGGTAGCTGGGCAGTTTCTCGTGCCTCCAGCAAGCTGGAAGAAGCCCATGTCTTTATCAATTACATGTGTCAGCCGGATATTCAGGCGAAAATGTCCCGCAAAGTGGGAACAGCACCAACTGTGAAGCGTTCTCTGACTGATCTGACAGCAGACGAATTTGCATCTGTGTCATCAGACATTGCGCCAATTGTTCCGCGTTATGACATGTATCAGACACGGAGCGACTGGTTGAACCAGAAGTGGACTGAATTGATTGTCGGTTAA
- a CDS encoding ABC transporter ATP-binding protein translates to MSGLSLRGIRKEFGTFVAVEKIDLEIPTGSFVCLLGPSGCGKTTLLRMIAGLEQPTEGGILMDDADITGIPTHKRELGMVFQSLALFPHLTVAENIAYALRIRKSSKVEQDARVKELLSMIHLDGYGDRKVSQLSGGQRQRVAIARALALSPKLFLLDEPLSALDAKLREDMQVELRQLQQNLGITTIVVTHDQREAMTMADMVVVMGEGRIRQAAPPIEIYRNPADKFVADFIGATNLLPITRHESGNAAFNGTVLEGVAVETGNNTATLSVRPEDVELIPGATDGVVGEVAFVRDLGAVIETFVTVGGESVMSCTTPRNRIPLSVGDKVGLRFCDEASVVLTK, encoded by the coding sequence ATGTCTGGATTAAGTTTGCGCGGTATTCGAAAGGAATTTGGGACTTTCGTTGCTGTAGAAAAAATTGACCTGGAAATCCCTACAGGCAGCTTTGTTTGTCTTTTGGGGCCATCTGGCTGCGGTAAAACCACATTGCTTCGGATGATCGCGGGACTTGAACAGCCAACCGAGGGCGGCATTCTGATGGATGATGCCGACATTACTGGTATCCCCACCCATAAACGCGAACTTGGGATGGTTTTCCAATCTTTGGCCCTGTTCCCGCATCTCACCGTCGCTGAAAATATTGCTTATGCGCTTCGTATCCGGAAAAGCAGCAAAGTGGAACAGGACGCGCGGGTAAAAGAGCTTCTTTCCATGATCCATCTGGATGGATATGGAGACCGGAAAGTATCACAGCTATCTGGCGGGCAACGTCAGCGTGTCGCCATTGCAAGGGCTCTGGCGTTATCACCAAAACTGTTTTTGCTGGATGAGCCGCTTTCCGCGCTGGATGCGAAACTGCGCGAAGACATGCAGGTAGAACTTCGCCAGCTGCAACAGAATTTGGGCATTACCACCATTGTTGTGACCCATGATCAACGTGAAGCCATGACCATGGCTGATATGGTTGTCGTGATGGGCGAAGGACGTATTCGTCAGGCGGCTCCGCCCATTGAAATTTACAGAAATCCTGCAGACAAGTTTGTTGCTGACTTTATTGGCGCGACGAATTTGCTTCCAATTACCCGGCACGAAAGTGGCAATGCCGCCTTTAACGGTACTGTTCTTGAAGGGGTTGCCGTCGAAACAGGTAACAACACAGCGACACTTTCGGTTCGCCCAGAAGACGTTGAACTGATCCCGGGGGCAACGGACGGCGTTGTCGGTGAGGTCGCCTTTGTTCGTGATCTTGGGGCGGTAATTGAAACCTTTGTCACTGTTGGTGGTGAAAGCGTTATGTCCTGTACAACACCCCGGAACCGTATTCCCTTAAGTGTTGGAGACAAAGTAGGTCTTCGGTTTTGTGACGAAGCGTCTGTGGTGCTGACAAAATGA
- a CDS encoding ABC transporter permease, with protein MSQATPQSIKDYGTIVYPALMLLVFFAIPFGIMIAVSFFQRDPAGFYTVDFVWSNYERFLSTFFAKILGFSVGLAVLVSIICTAISFPFTFLLTRLSRPAQVVWLVGILSVLSLSEVIIGFSWSSLFSRTAGLTNILVSLGIMDEAVSLYPSFGAVLTAMVYQALPYTILVLYPSLARFDLSYVEAAKTMGASPFRAFMNVMIPIQRNTIVATLIMVFVFALGSYLLPQILGRPSHWTLSVLITDQAIYQSNMPFAAAMAVFLVLISLALIGLTLLVGKEGGGQK; from the coding sequence ATGAGCCAAGCCACGCCGCAATCGATAAAAGACTACGGAACGATTGTCTATCCGGCTTTGATGTTGCTGGTGTTTTTTGCCATCCCCTTTGGCATCATGATTGCCGTCAGCTTTTTCCAGCGTGATCCAGCAGGTTTCTATACCGTTGATTTCGTCTGGAGCAATTATGAGAGATTCTTGAGCACCTTCTTTGCGAAGATCCTAGGCTTCTCAGTGGGATTGGCTGTTTTGGTATCTATCATATGTACGGCCATTTCTTTCCCCTTTACCTTTCTGCTGACCCGTTTGTCGCGTCCCGCACAAGTGGTGTGGTTGGTGGGGATATTGTCCGTATTGTCCCTCTCAGAGGTGATCATTGGGTTCTCCTGGTCGTCTCTTTTCTCACGAACAGCAGGATTGACAAACATTCTGGTCTCCCTTGGAATTATGGATGAGGCAGTGTCGCTTTACCCAAGTTTCGGGGCGGTGTTGACGGCCATGGTGTATCAGGCGTTGCCATACACAATTCTGGTCCTCTATCCCTCTTTGGCGCGGTTTGATCTTTCCTATGTGGAAGCCGCTAAAACAATGGGAGCATCCCCGTTTCGCGCCTTTATGAACGTTATGATCCCCATTCAGCGGAACACCATTGTGGCAACTCTGATCATGGTGTTTGTCTTTGCACTGGGCTCCTATCTGCTGCCTCAGATCCTTGGGCGTCCGTCTCATTGGACATTGTCCGTGCTGATTACGGATCAGGCCATTTACCAATCCAATATGCCATTTGCTGCCGCCATGGCTGTGTTCCTTGTCCTGATATCCTTGGCACTTATTGGCCTGACGTTGCTTGTCGGTAAGGAAGGGGGGGGGCAGAAATAA